The following coding sequences are from one Nicotiana tomentosiformis chromosome 3, ASM39032v3, whole genome shotgun sequence window:
- the LOC104113120 gene encoding uncharacterized protein, with product MKRRGHFPKDPIKFVCVLVSTVFTFVLCLSVLKLHEIPVGTSNTINSSGVTKVKMNPLAAGAIGKLGEMVIGMLPRDLGFTLFLPSEKAFERDLGLGPNELVGEKGNDTYAILTRVLGFSAVPRAINSDDVQLGKEIDYDSISGYILYISKDSDGSLIVNRIASEMVDLRRGKIVVHVMDGVIMDSEFEQSVRPGSEEDN from the coding sequence ATGAAACGACGAGGTCATTTTCCCAAGGATCCAATCAAATTCGTATGCGTTCTAGTGTCTACTGTTTTTACTTTCGTTCTGTGTCTTTCTGTACTTAAACTTCACGAAATACCAGTAGGAACTAGTAATACAATCAATTCATCAGGAGTTACGAAAGTGAAGATGAATCCATTAGCAGCAGGAGCAATAGGGAAGTTGGGCGAAATGGTGATCGGAATGTTACCTCGCGATTTGGGGTTCACTTTATTTTTGCCATCTGAAAAAGCATTCGAGCGGGATCTGGGTTTGGGTCCCAATGAGTTGGTGGGGGAGAAGGGGAACGATACGTATGCAATACTAACTCGTGTACTGGGATTTTCAGCTGTGCCGAGAGCGATTAACTCGGATGATGTACAGTTGGGGAAGGAGATTGATTATGATTCTATATCGGGATATATACTGTATATATCGAAAGATTCAGATGGGTCATTAATAGTGAATAGAATTGCTTCTGAAATGGTGGATCTGAGAAGAGGGAAGATAGTTGTACATGTTATGGATGGGGTGATAATGGATTCAGAATTTGAGCAATCTGTACGACCTGGTTCCGAGGAGGATAATTGA